In Zingiber officinale cultivar Zhangliang chromosome 11B, Zo_v1.1, whole genome shotgun sequence, a single window of DNA contains:
- the LOC122033399 gene encoding cytochrome f encodes MQNKNAFSWVKEGMTRSISVSIMIYVITRSSISNAYPVFAQQGYENPREATGRIVCANCHLANKPVDIEVPQAVLPDTVFEAVVRIPYDKQLKQVLANGKKGGLNVGAVLILPDGFELAPPDRISPELKEKIGNLSFQSYRPNKRNIIVIGPVPGQKYSEIIFPILSPDPATKKDVHFLKYPIYIGGNRGRGQIYPDGSKSNNTVYNATSAGVVSRIVRKEKGGYEITVVDPSDGHQVVDIVPPGPELLVSEGESIKLDQPLTSNPNVGGFGQGDAEVVLQDPLRVQGLLFFFAFVILAQVFLVLKKKQFEKVQLYEMNF; translated from the coding sequence ATGCAAAATAAAAATGCTTTTTCTTGGGTAAAGGAAGGGATGACTCGATCCATTTCTGTATCGATCATGATATATGTAATAACTCGGTCATCCATTTCAAATGCATATCCCGTTTTTGCGCAGCAGGGTTATGAAAACCCGCGAGAAGCAACGGGACGAATTGTATGTGCCAATTGTCATTTAGCTAATAAACCCGTGGATATTGAAGTTCCGCAAGCTGTGCTTCCTGATACTGTATTTGAAGCAGTTGTCCGAATTCCTTATGATAAGCAACTGAAACAAGTTCTTGCTAATGGTAAAAAGGGAGGTTTGAATGTAGGGGCTGTTCTCATTTTACCCGACGGATTCGAATTAGCCCCCCCTGATCGTATTTCTCCCGAATTGAAAGAAAAGATTGGAAATTTGTCTTTTCAGAGTTATCGTCCtaataaaagaaatattattgTGATAGGTCCTGTTCCTGGTCAGAAATATAGTGAAATCATCTTTCCCATTCTTTCCCCCGACCCTGCTACGAAGAAAGATGTTCACTTCTTAAAATATCCCATATATATAGGTGGGAACAGAGGAAGGGGTCAGATTTATCCTGATGGTAGCAAAAGTAACAATACAGTCTATAATGCTACATCAGCAGGTGTAGTAAGTAGAATAGTACGTAAAGAAAAGGGTGGATATGAAATAACCGTTGTTGATCCATCGGATGGACATCAAGTAGTTGATATTGTACCTCCAGGACCAGAACTTCTTGTTTCAGAGGGTGAATCCATCAAGCTTGATCAACCATTAACAAGCAATCCCAATGTGGGAGGCTTTGGTCAGGGAGATGCAGAAGTAGTGCTTCAAGACCCATTACGGGTCCAAGGTCTTTTATTCTTTTTTGCATTTGTTATTTTGGCACAAGTTTTTTTGGTTCTTAAAAAGAAACAGTTTGAAAAGGTTCAATTATACGAAATGAATTTCTAG